One Mytilus trossulus isolate FHL-02 chromosome 5, PNRI_Mtr1.1.1.hap1, whole genome shotgun sequence DNA segment encodes these proteins:
- the LOC134719739 gene encoding uncharacterized protein LOC134719739 translates to MVNANCRVDDPEFDAEIMAANNLNQPTSTSEEFAIKSIENKCVFLALEVSRLVLTSKEALEFAVNRLIKKIIKTGNIDTKIKRTVKMELIIKGQITKEELLVISSVLSPDWERQETVLNHFDVHTRRSKRGDLEEDVASSVNFDPLLTCQSCSSKDLKIASLEKEISFLRPRLRRQESLICCQSCLDKEIPAFYGCKECDKYMCELCNAKHNTDSAFIDHKTKYIDPLKYKVKDTYKIRGIKIQDIKMINDELLVIADGKGNKLITCRIDGSDRMETMLHMKPFRMAATDVETIAVSFGSEMKVGLINVTSGESIDEFDLYASCFAIAYNNMQLFVSCQEKTKVISDSEHTVHVISIHTGVVHYKINLGDFTPENMLVGVDSRMYFTYYGNKCICTEETGSTIFDVEEDNMRGPWGMTFDDNDGVLIVCNKSKNVHRISTDGNERTVLFSFPSYIKATRSSAYICCENISGSIIIGRGNKFVVFTRQ, encoded by the exons ATGGTGAATGCGAACTGTCGAGTAGATGACCCAGAATTCGATGCAGAAATTATGGCAGCAAATAATCTAAACCAACCAACAAGTACCAGTGAAGAATTTGCGATAAAATCTATTGAGAACAAATGTGTATTTCTAGCTCTCGAGGTTTCAAGACTAGTACTGACTAGTAAAGAAGCACTAGAGTTTGCAGTAAATAGGCTgattaaaaagataattaagaCTGGAaatattgatacaaaaattaaaagaacagTTAAAATGGAATTGATCATTAAAGGCCAGATTACAAAAG AGGAGTTGCTAGTTATATCTTCTGTGCTATCACCGGACTGGGAAAGACAGGAAACGGTTCTTAATCACTTTGATGTGCATACAAGAAGATCGAAAAGAG GTGACCTTGAAGAGGATGTGGCATCATCTGTAAACTTTGATCCTCTTTTAACATGTCAAAGCTGTAGTTCAAAAGACTTGAAAATAGCATCATTGGAGAAGGAGATATCATTCTTGAGACCTA GACTAAGAAGACAAGAGTCACTAATTTG TTGTCAATCTTGTCTGGATAAGGAGATACCTGCCTTTTACGGTTGTAAAGAATGCGATAAGTACATGTGTGAACTGTGTAATGCAAAACACAACACTGATTCAGCTTTTATAGACCATAAAACCAAATACATTGATCCACTTAAATATAAAGTGAAAGATACATATAAAATCAGGGGAATTAAAATTCAAgacataaaaatgataaatgatgAACTACTGGTTATTGCTGATGGCAAAGGAAACAAATTAATCACGTGCCGAATAGATGGAAGCGACCGAATGGAAACAATGTTACATATGAAACCGTTCCGAATGGCAGCCACGGACGTAGAAACAATTGCTGTTTCGTTTGGCTCCGAAATGAAAGTGGGACTTATAAACGTCACATCAGGAGAATCAATAGATGAATTTGACCTATATGCGTCATGTTTTGCAATAGCATATAATAATATGCAGTTGTTCGTGAGTTGTCAAGAGAAAACCAAAGTTATAAGTGACAGTGAACATACCGTTCATGTTATAAGCATACACACCGGAGTAGTACATTATAAAATTAACCTCGGCGATTTCACTCCAGAAAACATGCTCGTAGGAGTAGACTCTCGTATGTACTTTACTTATTATGGAAACAAGTGCATATGCACTGAAGAAACCGGAAGTACGATATTTGACGTAGAGGAAGACAATATGCGGGGCCCTTGGGGTATGACATTTGACGACAACGATGGCGTTTTAATCGTGTGTAATAAGTCTAAAAACGTGCATAGAATAAGCACTGATGGTAATGAACGCACAGTTTTGTTCAGTTTTCCATCATATATTAAAGCAACTAGATCTAGTGCATATATATGCTGTGAAAATATTTCAGGATCTATAATTATAGGAAGGGGAAATAAATTTGTAGTTTTTACAAGAcagtaa
- the LOC134719740 gene encoding zinc finger protein 239-like, whose protein sequence is MRTHTGDRPHTCEVCGKMFGLNHQLLIHMRTHTGDKPYKCDVCGKAFSDSSACRTHMRIHTGDKPDKCDVCGKSFSDRNSLQKHIRTHTGDKPYTCDVCGKGFSQNQHLQGHLRTHTGDKPYKCDVCGKGFSQSQHLRTHMRTHTGD, encoded by the coding sequence ATGAGAACTCATACTGGTGATAGGCCACATACGTGTGAAGTATGTGGTAAAATGTTTGGGCTGAACCATCAATTACTCATACACATGAGAACACACACTGGCGATAAACCATAtaaatgtgatgtatgtggtaaagcGTTTAGTGACAGCAGTGCCTGCCGCACACACATGAGAATACACACTGGCGATAAACCTGACAAATGTGATGTTTGTGGTAAATCGTTTAGTGATAGAAATAGCTTACAGAAACACATAAGAACACATACTGGCGATAAACCTTACAcatgtgatgtatgtggtaaagggtTTAGTCAGAATCAACACTTACAGGGACACTTGAGAACACACACTGGTGATAAACCTTAtaaatgtgatgtatgtggtaaagggtTTAGTCAGAGTCAACACTTACGGACACACATGAGAACACACACTGGAGATTAA
- the LOC134718109 gene encoding zinc finger protein 418-like: MYGDGHTCCRTRLLEENSEEIDKVSYNNNSVTPMMVSLDQSRNSHNNNTVTPMVDSLDQSKMPHNNNIVTPMMDSLDQSKMPHNNNIVTPMVDSLDQSKMPHNNNIVTPMVDSLDQSKMPYNNNIVTPIVDSLDQSKMPHNNNIVPPMVDSLDQSKMPHNNNIVTPMIDSLDQNKMPHNNNHVTPMTVSLHQSEMPHNNNTVTPRMVSLHQSKMSHNNNTVTPRMVSLHQSKIVKYLTTTMDSLDQSKMPHNNNTVSLMVDSLDQSKMPHNNNTVTPMMVSLDQSKMSYNNNTVTPMMVALDHITGQSMEEPDRFHVEGNNSYAKLEDQMGIHCGDISYKGIRTCNALKTNSNIQIGLVEDKSYKFDVCGKGFGDNNAYHIHRKSHTGIKQYTCDVCGKGFSHNHSYKRHNRIHTGEKPYKCEVCGKEFSSNDTCLKHIRTHTGDKPYECDVCGKAFTDSSAYKKTRKNSYW, translated from the exons atgtatggtgacggTCATACCTGCTGCAG aaCCAGGCTACTCGAAGAAAACAGTGAAGAGATTGATAAAGTGTCTTACAACAACAACTCTGTAACACCAATGATGGTCTCCCTTGATCAGAGTAGGAATTCTCACAACAACAACACGGTTACGCCAATGGTGGACTCCCTTGATCAAAGTAAAATGCCTCACAACAACAACATTGTTACACCAATGATGGACTCCCTTGATCAGAGTAAAATGCCTCACAACAACAACATTGTTACACCAATGGTGGACTCCCTTGATCAGAGTAAAATGCCTCACAACAACAACATTGTTACACCAATGGTGGACTCCCTTGATCAGAGTAAAATGCCTTACAACAACAACATTGTTACACCAATAGTGGACTCCCTTGATCAGAGTAAAATGCCTCACAACAACAACATTGTTCCACCAATGGTGGACTCCCTTGATCAGAGTAAAATGCCTCACAACAACAACATTGTTACACCAATGATTGACTCCcttgatcaaaataaaatgcCTCACAACAACAACCATGTTACACCAATGACGGTCTCCCTTCATCAGAGTGAAATGCCTCACAACAACAACACTGTTACACCAAGGATGGTCTCCCTTCATCAGAGTAAAATGTCTCACAACAACAACACTGTTACACCAAGAATGGTCTCCCTTCATCAGAGTAAAAT AGTAAAATACCTAACAACAACAATGGACTCCCTTGATCAGAGTAAAATGCCTCACAACAACAACACTGTTTCCCTAATGGTGGACTCCCTTGATCAGAGTAAAATGCCTCACAACAACAACACTGTTACACCAATGATGGTCTCCCTTGATCAGAGTAAAATGTCTTATAACAACAACACGGTTACACCCATGATGGTCGCCCTTGATCATATTACAGGTCAGTCAATGGAAGAACCCGACAGATTTCATGTTGAAGGAAATAATAGTTATGCAAAGTTAGAGGATCAGATGGGAATACATTGTGGAGATATATCTTACAAAGGGATAAGAACATGTAATGCTTTAAAGACAAACTCAAATATACAAATCGGACTTGTTGAAGATAAATCTTACAAATTTGATGTCTGTGGTAAGGGTTTCGGTGACAACAATGCTTATCATATACATAGGAAATCACATACGGGtattaaacaatatacatgtgatgtatgtggtaaaggtTTTAGCCACAACCATTCTTACAAAAGACACAATAGAATACATACAGGAGAAAAACCATATAAATGTGAGGTTTGTGGTAAAGAATTTAGTAGCAACGATACTTGTCTCAAACACATAAGAACACATACTGGTGATAAACCTTATgaatgtgatgtatgtggtaaagcGTTTACTGACAGCAGTGCCTATAAAAAAACACGCAAGAACTCATACTGGTGA